From a region of the Rouxiella sp. S1S-2 genome:
- the yfbR gene encoding 5'-deoxynucleotidase, whose product MSQSHFFAHLSRLKLIGRWPLMRNVRTENVSEHSLQVAFVAHALALIKNRKFNGELNAERVALLAMYHDASEVLTGDMPTPIKYYNPQIAHEYKKIEKIAQQKLIEMLPEEFQEDYRSLIDEHHFSEEEKKTVKQADALCAYLKCLEELSAGNTEFTMAKVRLERTLSDRQSPEMDYFMAVFIPSFSLSLDEISQDSPL is encoded by the coding sequence ATGAGCCAGAGTCATTTTTTCGCCCATCTTTCCCGCCTTAAACTCATTGGTCGCTGGCCTCTCATGCGTAATGTGCGCACGGAAAACGTGTCGGAACACAGTTTGCAGGTTGCCTTTGTCGCCCATGCTTTAGCGCTGATCAAAAACCGTAAATTTAACGGTGAGCTTAACGCCGAGCGCGTAGCCCTGCTGGCCATGTATCATGACGCCAGTGAAGTGCTGACCGGTGACATGCCCACGCCAATTAAGTATTACAATCCTCAAATCGCACACGAATACAAAAAGATAGAGAAAATTGCCCAGCAAAAATTGATTGAAATGCTGCCTGAGGAGTTTCAGGAAGACTATCGCTCGTTGATTGATGAGCATCATTTTAGCGAAGAAGAGAAGAAAACGGTCAAACAGGCCGACGCACTCTGTGCTTATCTAAAATGCCTTGAGGAACTTTCGGCGGGCAATACAGAGTTCACGATGGCAAAAGTACGACTGGAAAGAACGCTGTCAGATAGGCAAAGTCCGGAAATGGATTATTTCATGGCCGTGTTTATTCCCAGCTTTAGCCTTTCACTGGATGAGATAAGCCAGGATTCCCCTCTTTAA
- a CDS encoding pyridoxal phosphate-dependent aminotransferase, producing the protein MSPIEKSHKLDNVCYDIRGPVLKEAKRLEEEGNKVLKLNIGNPAPFGFDAPDEILVDVIRNLPTAQGYCDSKGLFSARKAIMQHYQARDMRDMTVEDVYIGNGVSELIVQSMQALLNTGDEMLVPAPDYPLWTAAVSLSGGNAVHYLCDEGADWFPDLDDIRAKITSRTRGIVIINPNNPTGAVYSKELLMEIVELAREHNLIIFSDEIYDKILYDEAQHISIATLAPDLLTVTFNGLSKTYRVAGFRQGWMVLNGPKKHAKGYIEGLEMLASMRLCANVPMQHAIQTALGGYQSISEFIQPGGRLYEQRNAAWEMINQIPGVSCVKPKGALYMFPKIDAKRFNIHDDQKLVLDLLLQQKVLLVQGTAFNWPYPDHVRIVTLPRVDELQMAVGKLGRFLETYRQ; encoded by the coding sequence ATGTCACCCATTGAAAAATCCCACAAACTGGATAACGTTTGCTACGACATCCGCGGACCCGTGCTTAAAGAAGCTAAGCGTCTGGAAGAAGAAGGCAATAAAGTTCTTAAACTGAATATTGGTAACCCTGCCCCTTTCGGTTTCGATGCACCCGATGAAATTTTAGTCGACGTCATCCGCAACTTGCCGACGGCGCAGGGATATTGTGATTCCAAGGGACTTTTCTCGGCGCGCAAGGCCATCATGCAGCACTATCAGGCCCGCGACATGCGTGACATGACGGTTGAAGATGTTTATATCGGCAACGGCGTTTCTGAACTGATCGTACAGTCAATGCAGGCATTGCTTAACACTGGCGATGAAATGCTAGTTCCTGCGCCTGACTATCCTTTATGGACGGCGGCAGTTTCGCTTTCGGGCGGTAATGCCGTGCACTACCTTTGCGATGAAGGCGCCGACTGGTTCCCGGATCTTGACGACATCCGCGCAAAAATCACTTCACGCACTCGTGGCATTGTTATCATTAACCCGAACAATCCTACCGGCGCGGTTTACAGCAAAGAACTGCTGATGGAGATTGTTGAGTTAGCGCGCGAGCACAACCTGATTATCTTCTCTGACGAAATTTACGACAAAATTCTTTACGATGAGGCCCAGCATATTTCGATCGCCACGCTGGCGCCCGATTTGCTCACTGTGACCTTTAATGGCCTGTCCAAAACTTACCGCGTTGCCGGCTTCCGTCAGGGCTGGATGGTGCTTAATGGTCCGAAAAAACATGCCAAAGGCTATATCGAAGGGTTAGAAATGCTCGCCTCGATGCGTTTGTGTGCCAACGTACCGATGCAGCACGCCATTCAGACGGCATTGGGTGGCTATCAGAGCATCAGTGAGTTCATTCAACCCGGCGGACGTTTATATGAGCAACGTAATGCTGCCTGGGAAATGATCAACCAGATCCCTGGTGTATCCTGCGTGAAGCCGAAGGGCGCGCTGTATATGTTCCCAAAAATCGATGCCAAGCGTTTCAATATTCACGACGATCAGAAATTGGTGCTCGATCTCCTGCTACAGCAAAAAGTTTTGCTGGTGCAAGGCACGGCGTTCAACTGGCCTTATCCTGACCACGTGCGCATCGTGACGCTGCCACGCGTTGATGAGCTGCAGATGGCGGTCGGTAAGCTTGGACGTTTCCTGGAAACTTATCGCCAATAA
- the lrhA gene encoding transcriptional regulator LrhA, with the protein MTNANRPILNLDLDLLRTFVAVADLNTFAAAAAAVCRTQSAVSQQMQRLEQLVGKELFARHGRNKLLTEHGIQLLGYARKILRFNDEACTSLMYSDVQGSVIIGASDDTADTILPYLLSRVTSIYPKLAIDVRVKRSPFMLPMLESDEVDLAITTITTKDHPHIVLRTSPTLWYCSADFAYPSGDSVPLVLLDEPSPYRAMAIEHLNKAGIPWRVAYVASTLSAIRAAVRAGLGVTVRPIEMMSPELRVLGEQDGLPRLPDTQYVLYKNQHCDNDLAMAIFNAVEQGSDPYSLNNYAQRAGTDDEFVEAPKS; encoded by the coding sequence ATGACAAATGCAAATCGTCCAATTCTTAATCTAGATCTTGACCTGCTAAGGACCTTTGTAGCCGTTGCTGATTTAAATACTTTCGCCGCTGCCGCCGCTGCAGTTTGTCGTACACAATCAGCAGTAAGCCAGCAGATGCAACGTCTCGAACAACTTGTAGGTAAAGAGCTGTTCGCCAGGCATGGACGCAATAAGTTATTGACTGAACACGGTATTCAGTTGCTTGGCTATGCTCGAAAAATATTGCGCTTCAACGACGAAGCCTGCACTTCCTTAATGTACAGCGACGTACAGGGCAGTGTCATTATTGGGGCTTCCGACGACACTGCAGACACTATTTTACCGTACCTGCTGAGTCGCGTGACCTCTATTTACCCGAAACTGGCCATCGATGTACGGGTAAAACGTAGTCCGTTTATGTTACCGATGTTGGAGAGCGATGAGGTAGACTTGGCAATTACTACCATTACTACCAAGGATCATCCCCACATTGTGTTACGCACGTCTCCGACCTTGTGGTACTGCTCCGCCGATTTCGCTTATCCGTCAGGCGACAGCGTGCCCTTGGTGCTTTTGGACGAACCGAGTCCTTATCGCGCTATGGCAATCGAACATCTCAATAAAGCGGGCATCCCGTGGCGCGTTGCTTACGTTGCCTCTACGCTCTCTGCTATCCGTGCCGCCGTTCGTGCCGGTTTGGGCGTTACCGTCAGGCCTATTGAAATGATGAGTCCGGAGCTGCGCGTGCTGGGCGAGCAGGATGGTCTACCGAGGTTGCCTGACACCCAATATGTATTGTACAAAAACCAGCACTGCGATAACGACCTCGCCATGGCAATTTTCAATGCCGTGGAGCAGGGCAGCGATCCTTATTCCCTTAACAATTATGCTCAACGTGCCGGCACTGACGACGAGTTTGTAGAAGCACCTAAATCCTGA